ACGTTCCAGTATAGCAACATTTGGAGATCGTTTCGAGATGATTAGTGCTCTACTTTTTCAATCTTCTTATCGTTTGAAAATGAGACTATCTTCTTCCATTATGTTctattgttaaaaaaggaatgaaGCTAAAGGTGtttattgcaaacaaacaaaaaaatacacgacCTAGAGATACGCGTTTGAGGGTCATTAGTCAGCGTCAAAGAAATTTGGTGATTGTTTGCCAGACGAGACATTAACGGGGCTGCAGGGTAACGGTTTGTGCTAAAGCCAGAAGTGACCACGCcaacaatttgtttcatttctaaaTGGATCATTTCACTCGAAAATGGTCAAGAAGTGCTCGAAGAAATTTTCGACTGTCAGCTTGATTTgaggaacgaaaacaaatgctgctttgacaaatgaaaataataatgagtTTATGATCATTTCGTTGTTTtcgaatatttttcattcaatttaattatgacAGCATCAGCgggtttttgttcgatttgtaATTGGTTTAGACTAacgtaatgaaattttgtaaaagttcaagataatttgtttttgattttaaaagaAATCGGCCGTGTTCAAATGGATGATTGTGAATGGAAGTTCAATTGGTGAACTGCAAAGTATTAAAAATAGTATCCTTAATAAAACAATCTTCTAAAAGAGTAATTTTATGGTGGACAAAATACGCCCAGACAGAATCTAGTTAGTGATCTGATACAAGAAGTACAAAGGCCGGCgtatgaaattgaaaagagACCAAGTACTCCATACATAGTCCATAGTCAGTATCTTTTAAGAAGAGAAATATAGCTCAGGCATGAAACATGCTACATTCATGTACCAAACGTACAGCCTTCGTTCAAGCATCACTCTGCAACTCTTTGATACCTCGAACTGGACAGTGGCCGCTTGGCACACCATCATCCACTACCACACATCATGCGAACTTTCGAAAAGCACACAAATGATGGTGCatatgttgcaaaaaaaaagaaagaaaacaagtgGAAAAAACTCCTTCGAAACTATTTTAATGCAGCTAaggcttgttttgcttttcccacCCAACGAGCTAGTTTATGTTTCGAAAGATCCGTACCGGAATTCAGGataggaagaaaagaaaaaaaacctagaTTGTTCTGCAACGAACATGACGTGAAAAGAAAGCTTCAACTGGGACGCTAACGTCAAAGAAATTGTAACTGACTTTCTATTCATGCTACCGGTCATTTCTTTTTGCGCTCCACTCGAAACGGAACTATTGCCGCCAACGTTATCTTTCCAATGGAAGAAAATACTAACGAACCAGCTTTTGTATGGTGCGGTCCCTGTTTGGCCGTTCagttcattcattttcaaacgGCACGAATTACTGGCAACACTCAGACATATTTCATTTCGACTCGAAGATCCTGACTTTGCGTCATCGTACGTCTagactcgttttttttccccggctAATGGATTTCTTTGGCTAGACCGTACTGCAGTGCCAAGGTGGGTTACGGCAAGAATTGGGTACTTTTAGTAGCTTTCGTCTTACGAAAGGTCTTTAAATTTAAGACGGCACTCAAATGTGGCACAGATGGAAGGAGCAATTAAATTGTTGAAAGGATTCTCTTTCTATGATTGGCTAAATGTTAATAAATGAAACCTCTTTTAAATGGAAGtcaaaacaatatttgtaTGATAAAATAAACTGTGCTCTTCAACAAATACGTTTTGTTGCGCGGCAAGTCGGTACGCGTCGATTCACTGCCAGCAAAACCGTAAACAATAGAACTCCATTATTCATTACAATGGCGATGTAACGATGCAGTTTTGTGGGCCAATGCACATGCATCGTTGATTCGTACATTGGAAATTCGGTGCACCGTACGGTGTACCTATCCCTCGGTGGCCGTACTCCTAAACGACTGTTAAAACGTTTCGAAATGGAACAGTAAGGATTGCAGCACAACAAAAGGAGAGCAAAAAGGTTAACCACCGTTGTTTcgatgtttttattgttcgcTTTTACTTTACAACCGCAAAGCGCTGAAGTTAAAAAAGAAGGacggcaaaaaagaaagaaagaaaaaaagggcgaATAGGTTGGTTTTGCTTACTAGCGTCGTTGTGTATAGTGGCGTTTTTGTGGCGGGAATGATTTCTCGATTGCCCGCCGGAGAGCTATGGACAATAATGTTAGGTTAGGTTCAGACCTTTGGCCATTTGCCAGCATCGAAGCAGGGGCTTCACCCGATGGGACAAATAACTTCGCTGTCCTTCAATGGCAACCGGCAGAACCACCAGTACCCATTGGGTTTTGGAAGTGGACAGCAATAAATAGCTCGTTGCGGTGTCTAAACATAAAGCTCTCGCTCGTGGGTTCGGCCAAACACGGAGGTGGGCGTTAGTGAAGTTCTTCCTGAGCACGCGAGGCCAAACGAGGCCGTACGACTGTATAGATAAGCCCGTTCGGTCCTGGTCCTGGTGCTTGGAGCCCAAGGATTTCCGTTGGCGGTCTTCGGTCGCTGCATCTCAACCTGCAGTTTTTGCTGCACAGCACCAGGTCAACACCGGCAGGTCGAACCGCGCGGTGATCCAATCGATTTCACGGCATCCTCCATTAGCTCAAACGAACGCCCGGAGCTGGTTGGGccaaacggaacaaaacggaaacactGCCCGTTCGGAGTGTTCCCTTTGCACGGTGACCACGGGGTTTGAAAATCGCATGCCAATCGGAGGAAAAAGTGGTCagttgggtggtttttttgtcgttgttgctgttggtttctttttcaagAAATTGCAATTGCACGATGGCCTGAACCGATGTATGCGGTTTCTTTCCCGTATCGGATGGCCGGAAGCGAAAAGAATTGGCTTTGGCGAAGGTTATTCAGCTAACGAAACGCTTTATCGCTTTATTTCGCGGCTATTGGTCGTGCCCGTGCTTGAGTGAGCCATTGAAAggtaagtgaaacaaaaaaaaaagaggcaaaacaaactgaaacgAAGCCAATATTCAATATACCAGCACCATTCCGGCACAACCGGATCGAAAAGGGCTTTTGTTTGAGTATTTCGccgcaagtttttttttctctgttgctTCAAACGTTTCGAGAGCACAATTAAAAACTAGTTGACCCGATCAGGTTTCCGTAGAAATAGACTTTGCCATCCTTACCTCTGACCGCATGCGACGGCGTGTGATGCACCTCGAACTTTTTGCGGTTGCCAGTGCTCTGGCCGACACATTTATACGTGCCGGCATCCTGGTAGACAACGTCCTTTAGCGAGAATTGGCCGGTTTGGGCGTAGCTGCCCGTGCCGAGTCCTTTCAGGCGCGCCGATGCCGAGTCCAGATGCGACCAGCAACCGAGTGATCCTGTTGGGAGAATGGCAAGAATTGGAGTTTGAGGTTTTATGTATTGATTTTATGCATTCGAAGGATATTGGATTTATCGTGTTAATAGATTTAGATCTATAGCTATGATGTTAAgagattttaatttacttcGTTTCCAAGGATGAAGATGgttaattgaaacattaaacTTCATTGCTTGTGTACGGTGAAATTTGTACTATCAGACCTAAGAATGCAGAATTTGAATCACTCTCCTGAGGCAACAATCGACACGTTTCCCCTTGCGTCAGTTGCATCAGTTCGGATAGTTCTATTTCAAGTACtcttgcaataaaaaaaaaacttccgcCGGATGTGGAAAGAAACTTTAGCCACCTAAGTGCAAAGTTTGGCCGATAGGCTGATAGGcactatttttctttcattaccATAAAAAGTGAGCTGAAAATCGGATCATTGCAACTTTCTCGGTTCGAGATGGTTCCCGAGGCCTATCCGGATGCCGTGGCTAGATGGAAGTACACCATTGCTTCAAGTGGTCTCGTCTAGACACCAGTGGGCCACCCACCCCAACGAAGTGGCTTCTTTTGATGCATTCGTAGCTCGTGCTAAGCTCTTGAGTTGTAATTTTGATTCCATTTGCCACTTCCGAGTACCAAACCCTGTAAGGATCTTGGCGGATCAGTATGTAAATCATCTGACTTCTCCATTTCGGAGTAACCCTCGGTAGTGCCCCCGGAGTTACCTGCGCTGGGTAGGGTTTTGGAATTTACAAAGTTGGTTCAACGAATCGCAATGATGGTGAAATTTGCCAATGCCAACGGATGGGAAACTAGCAAACCATGGAACAGTTTCCAGTGAAGCCGAAGGTCTGGTACAACCTGATAGCTTCATGTCACATAATTTTCAAGGCAGGAAAGTCTTGTTGGAAAAAGTCGTGCATTCATTTCGGTCTCCCAGTGTCCTGGCTTAAGGCGGCAGACGGTTTTGCAAATGTAAACGGGAAAAGTTGTCCTTTCTACACAGTGCGCTGCCCATCTCTGCCAGCAGGGATCTCTGGGAACCAACAACACGAGAAGGTGTTGGCTGGTGCCCAAGAAATTGCACGGAAGTGCTCGAAGAAAGTTGAAGCGATTCTTATGCAAGTCATTCTTCGTTTTTGGTGAGTAGTATCAAAGGTAAACGCATATGCAACCGTGTTTCTCAACCAGGCAAATGTGTCGGACTGTTGGGGATGTACCAATACCTTTGCCGTTGCCATCAGCGGGAGACAGTTCGACTCCTTAGGTGAGTGAGTGAGCTAGGGGCGTTGCGAAAGTTTGCAACAATTTAATCTTCACAGTTTTATTTCGTTGAAGCCTGTGCGGAGATCATACCTTGAGGGCACTGCAATGTAACGGAACCACCGAGTTCGACTTCCATTTGGCCACCGCCCTTGAAGGAGTTCGTACCGACCGGTAAGCTTCCAGGAAAGGGTGCTCCGATAGAAGACCCGGCCCCGTGGGCGGGTGCGAAGGAGGCAGAGGATGACGCGGGAGACGACGAAGATGATGAGGATGGTGATAGGGATAGATCCTGTTCCACCGGTTCCAATGTTACATCGACTGGATCGTCTGGAAGAAATGTGTTGATGGAAAAAGGCGAGTAGAAAGATAAACAGCTTGATTAGAAAGCAACTTCCAGGAATTAATGTCGAGGACTGTTCACATTCTGGTAAATAGTACGATGTGGTGTTAGAATGCAAATATCTCCAATAGATGTGCAAAGGAAATAAATCTTAAACACAACTTTCCAATTGATTGCTATGCGATGAAGAGTCTAGAATTTAATGTCGATTTAAAgtcatatttttaattaattttaggGAATtcttactttattttattatataaGAAAAATGGAACAGTTATTTGAAAAGCAATCTAAAATGAAACTAAAGCTATctcgcaacacacacacacaccggtaaGACGCATACTCACATCGCACGCTGAGATAATATCCGATGCTCGAGTACTGGAAATTGAGATGCCTCGAGGTACACTTGTACCAGCCCGAATGTTCCCGCCGGATCGAGCTAAAGTTGAGAAATCCATCGCCCGTTTGCGGTACCGGTGGATCGCCGTCATCCTTCTGCCACAGTGGCGTACTGGGTGGGTTCGAATCGACGTCACACTTGAGCGAAACTTCAATGCCCTCCCGAAGCGGATACCCAAAACCGGGCGTCCGCGTGATGGCGAACGACGGAGTGTCTGCACCAGTGGGAAAGGTATTAGAAAAGTTAGTGAAATGTACCAAAATTTCCCGGAAAAAGCATCCCATTTCGGCCCCGCAGGTGGGTGCGGGGAGTTTTGGGTGGAGCCGTGGCGGTGTTTCCCGTCTTATTGTATGGTGGCTGCAGTTCATATTGCAATCGGAATCGAAATCAAAAAGAACGGCAATCCAATATATGCTGACGCAACGCCGGGAAAGCACGCACGAGAAGGAAAAATGGATGCTGGCCATTGATATGActaatgaaaaattccactCACACTGCACATCGAGCAGGATCGAAGCATTTTGGCGTACTTTCAGCATCGGATGTTCCATGATGCACAAGATGCGGGCGTTGTGATGCACCCGGAAGATGGCAGGAAGCCGTGCCTCCGATATGGCACCGGTGTTGATCTTGTACGGTTCCTTGTCCTGCAAAAGCGGGGTGGAAAAATGAGTGCGAGTAACGAGTGTGTTGGGGGTTGAAGCTGATGAATATCAGCCAGTACGTGTTGCTTGCTCGGTGCACGATGCATTCGGGCGTACCGATGTCACACACATAGAGCATGAATAAAGACAAAAAATGCTTGACGTACGgaaaatgtttctattttgcgcaaaaaaaaaacagcccggTACAGTCGGTTTAACGGATTCGACAAGCCAGCGGCAAGTACTGCTCCGATTCCCGTAGAATCACTGTAGACAGAGTTTCCACGGTTTAAAGCATGTCGGTcggcaaaaaaagtttttaccACCGTACAACGACAGCGGGAGCTAACTAACCTTATCCTTCTTTATCTCCTGCAGCTCCAGCACGTCGTTCGATAGTTTCTGTGCGTGCCTGTCGAGGCCGGGACTCAGCAGCACTTCCCAGGTGAGTGTGGGCCTTGGGTTGCCACCCTCGCTGACACAGGCGAGCGTCAGTTCGGCGTTTTCCTTCACCGGGATGAACATGTTGCCCGCATCGAGCCGCCGGGAATCGATCAGCAAATACGGCTCCTTCGGTGGATCTATACGGAAAAGGCGAATGTGTGGTGTGGCGGTTAGTCGTGATTGAAATCTTTCAAAACTGCAGAAGAAAGCATCTTTTCTTGCAGCAAGAGCAAGATTTTTGCTCTGCTCACTTAGGGgattcgtatgtgtgtgtgtttcctaGCTGAAACGGGGAATCAGTAATGTTTCCGAAactgtgatttatttttatcaccatCACTCCCAGGAAGAAAGTGAACAAGTGGGCACGCTCAACTTAAAACTGATACCATCAGCCCAACCCAGTGGTGCTACAGCAACCGGCTGAAGGAAAGTCAAATGATGTggaatggaattaattttaagGAACACAGGCACACTGCCAAAGTGCTATCATTGGCGAAATATGAAAACTTTGCTCTTATCCTTGAGCTTAATCCAATTTCAAGGTCCCGAGCCAGCAGAATTGAGCTGGCGGCTGAGTGAGTGGGATGGATTGGTAAGTGCGAGCGgtaacaaaaaacgaaaacagcgCGTATCCgctagtgttgggtaaaatccttttttgtcGGTTTAGAAATATTCCGGAAAACTGAGCTTTGGCGTGGAACACGTAGAACTCATAGACAACcgagcaaacacacaaaactaaaaaccaTGCATTGTTTCGTTAAATGCATTGTCGCTTTGCGTGGAATATTGATGAAAAAATCCCGTATTGAATCCGGTCTGACTTGAGCGTAAACAAAACTCCCGTGTAAACACTGGAGTAGACAGCGTAATCGATACCGGAGTTATCTCCGAAGTAATCCAGAGTCAGCTCCGAAATAATCCAGAGAtaaatccgaaatcgactcAACAGTGATCTGGAATCAAATCCGGATTCGACTTCAGATTCGAATCCAGAATCAATTCTTGTGTTATTCGGCGAAATATTTCGGAGTCAAATTGGTATACGGCTTCGGAGTAGTCTAGAAACGACTCTAGACGACGATGAACGAGTAATCCGGAGATGACTCCGGAAAAATCCGGAGATGACTCCGGAAAAATCCGAAAACGACTCCGGAAAAATCCGAAAACGACTCCTGAGTAATCCGGAGACGACTCCAGAAAAATTCTGAGTCAACTTCGACTCATTTTCAGAGTTGATTCCGATGTTTCGAGTACGGAGTACGAGTGGATTTATCCATCCACTCCGGATTTTCCATCACTAGTATCCACACCCACCAAGAGATTGATTTAGTTTCCAAGCTGTTTGTTCTTCTGTTTCCGGCAAGATAAAAACtgaaaagcaaaccaaaccaaaagcgTCCATAAAGAGCATTCGGCCAAAAAAGTGGTTGGTATGTGTGGAATGatggagggagggagggaaggGGGGCTTCATTTCCTCGCTGGTTGAAGCAGTACGCCGTTTCCGGCGAGTTTCAATAAGAATCAATCGTGGTTGCAGCGCTAGCACAGCTCGTTTAACGAGTTGCCATCGTGGTGAGTATTTTTCCTCCCGCGGCCACCCCTCACCCCCCACACACGCGTCCCAAACCCACGGAATAGAAAAGAAACTTTTGACATGATCCGGGGGGTCGTGGCGAGGAGAACTGTCGGAAACTTACCCAGCACGATCAGCTTTATTGGCCGTCCATTGAAGAAAAATCCGCGCGCATTCTCTGCCTCACACTGCCACACACCGTCGTCCTCCAGCATGACGTTCGAGATCGTAAGGGCACCGAACGATTCGCGCACAAACCGGATATCAGCGGTTCGTGACTTCTTGTCCATCGCGTGCACTATCTGTCCGTCCTTGAGCCATACGCCCGTTGTAATATCGGCGTCAACCTCACAGTTTAGCCGCACCGTTTCGTGCTGGTCCGcgtacaccaccaccacgttgTCCTCCGCCCCCTGTTCGTCCGCCGGGTCGCGAATGATTGGTCTCAATGGTAGAGCTAATGGTTCCTCCGGTACGTTCCCGTTGCGCACTGATTCATCGCGTGGCCGTACCGCTCGGGGAACTTTTCCCATTAGTCGCCGACCGTCTGACGTGGCGACCGGTTCGACCGGGACAGATGACTCCTGTTCGACACTTGTCTCCAGCAGATCCGGTCCATTGAGAAAGATGATTTGTTCGTCAAAGTTTCGCCCACCGAAAACGGCACTGCTGGACCCGAGCGTTAGATCAGTGCCACCCGAGACGGCTGGCCCACTTCCATTTCGGTGGGTGTGCACCGGTGTAATGTAGACGCTGTCGTCGAGCAGTATGAAACTTGCCTCACCCGGTTGCAGCGGGGGTTGTTCTCTGCCGTAATGGTGGCTGTCAGTAGTCACCGAAGAATGTGACGCCGTAATTGGTCGTTCCTTTGCACTGGTAGCGAAGTGTGAAAGTGGAAGCGTCTTCCCAGGAGTTTCCGGCGGTGACAAACTTGGTCCAGCCGCCATTGTCTTGCCGGGTGCACTTTTCGATGCGTCAAGCGTGATGGAGCGTTCCGATGGATGTACTCCCTTGTGTGTGACGTCGGGATCTAATTTTGTGTCTATCACTGGAGGCTTTCGGCTAATTTGTTGATCTAAATTACTCGCTTTTAAACTATCGATCACAGCTGGGCTTGTTTCGGTGTGGAGGATTTGCGTGTTGTCTTCAGTATTATCACCGGAACGCCTACCGTAAGCCTGTGCATCTCCAGGAATGCCATCATTGCCGTTGTTTGATCCGGTAGTTGACATGGAAATGTCTGCCGCCGTTTCTAGATGAGATGGGGAGAAAATGTTGCTCTGTACATAGGGTTTTCCATCGATGTTGGAGAATAGTGAGGGTTCGTTATCGGTTTGTGCATGATTCGCACGGGACGACGTGTCGGGCTTACTATGGCTCGAGTGGTTCTTGGCTGTATTTGCCGATCTTTGGTAGCGTCGTTTTCTCGAAGGATCATTTACATCGTTCACGGGAAACTTGTGTACACTTGGCGTCGGAATATGCTGCACATTCGATGGGGTTTGAGCTGTTTTATCGACAGAAGTTACGATGCCCGGTTGGTGTTGGGGACTTTTGAAGTCTTCACGGCGCTCGTCGATGGTAGTGTGTAAAACGTTATCTAAATTGTTATACGCTACATTTATCTTACGTCTATTGTTTACTGCACTTGGTTTGGCTGTCACACGCGCTGGAGCGGGATGTGGCGATCTTTTTCGCTTAGCAGTTATTTTGGATGATATTGCATCCCGTACGGTGGAGGAACGATCGGTTTGAAAGTCGTCGAAGAAGAATTGATTATTATCTAAatttcggtggaaaatatgTTCCGCAGATGCGCTGGCTTGGCGGAGTGGCTGAACGCCTTGCTTGTTGTTCTCGTTGCCGTACTTCGACGCATCGACAGTCCCTTTGTGTGCCAAACAACCTGCAAATAAAGTAGAGTAGAAAGGTGGAGATGATATTGAATTAATTCCAGGAGATTCGTTTATAATTGCAAAATTCAGTCTGTTTCACACTTGCAAGCTTTAAATCGTGGCCTGGAATCTCGTCCCATAAAAAAGCTCTAATAACATCACCCCGTGTGCCCTATCGCACCCTGCCAGTGCAACTCGAGAGTGAAGATGTTAAATCTTTAATGTCAGCTGAGTGGCACTTGTGAGTGGTGCCATCATGACGAGGCCGTCTTGAAAAACCATCGTCATTCGATAGCCGACTTCAAGCTTCATCACCTCGAAAACGATTAACCAATTCAAGCGgaaagggcaaaaaaaaagtgattttttCACCGATTCTCGCTTGTTCGTTCGTGTGCGCTCGATAGCACAGCGCAGCCCGGTGTCATCTCATCGTCACCtgcttatttattatttcaaggGTATCCTTGAAGTTCGGCACGGGTGCCGCATGCAGACGTCAGATCAGTTTACACCTTGTTGGACCGAAATTGCCACCACCGATGTGTTAGCATCGAGACGCCGGTTGTATACAATTTCAACGTGTCATCGAGGTGAATGAGTCTGTTTTAGCGGAATCGCACAAAGCGAgaacaattt
This region of Anopheles marshallii chromosome 2, idAnoMarsDA_429_01, whole genome shotgun sequence genomic DNA includes:
- the LOC128718520 gene encoding uncharacterized protein LOC128718520, giving the protein MIPRVSHRIWIIVSWYLLLKCCLAHKGTVDASKYGNENNKQGVQPLRQASASAEHIFHRNLDNNQFFFDDFQTDRSSTVRDAISSKITAKRKRSPHPAPARVTAKPSAVNNRRKINVAYNNLDNVLHTTIDERREDFKSPQHQPGIVTSVDKTAQTPSNVQHIPTPSVHKFPVNDVNDPSRKRRYQRSANTAKNHSSHSKPDTSSRANHAQTDNEPSLFSNIDGKPYVQSNIFSPSHLETAADISMSTTGSNNGNDGIPGDAQAYGRRSGDNTEDNTQILHTETSPAVIDSLKASNLDQQISRKPPVIDTKLDPDVTHKGVHPSERSITLDASKSAPGKTMAAGPSLSPPETPGKTLPLSHFATSAKERPITASHSSVTTDSHHYGREQPPLQPGEASFILLDDSVYITPVHTHRNGSGPAVSGGTDLTLGSSSAVFGGRNFDEQIIFLNGPDLLETSVEQESSVPVEPVATSDGRRLMGKVPRAVRPRDESVRNGNVPEEPLALPLRPIIRDPADEQGAEDNVVVVYADQHETVRLNCEVDADITTGVWLKDGQIVHAMDKKSRTADIRFVRESFGALTISNVMLEDDGVWQCEAENARGFFFNGRPIKLIVLDPPKEPYLLIDSRRLDAGNMFIPVKENAELTLACVSEGGNPRPTLTWEVLLSPGLDRHAQKLSNDVLELQEIKKDKDKEPYKINTGAISEARLPAIFRVHHNARILCIMEHPMLKVRQNASILLDVQYTPSFAITRTPGFGYPLREGIEVSLKCDVDSNPPSTPLWQKDDGDPPVPQTGDGFLNFSSIRREHSGWYKCTSRHLNFQYSSIGYYLSVRYDPVDVTLEPVEQDLSLSPSSSSSSSPASSSASFAPAHGAGSSIGAPFPGSLPVGTNSFKGGGQMEVELGGSVTLQCPQGSLGCWSHLDSASARLKGLGTGSYAQTGQFSLKDVVYQDAGTYKCVGQSTGNRKKFEVHHTPSHAVRGIPKVTARNSTPSTMAGTPLHLSVEFCSNPPAHAARWLHGDRIYTPGNQYGGEVFAYGLTDLPAPYCREARLTYVHMHEKVPRTFYFVVSSPGGVAEAMFKVNYTQRHKPNGSFSSSPNAGAGIGSHGNSFSSSSTSSSSASSSAVSSVSSAGNINGGLSGYKIGPNTINTVPGNGLDDDEELMEPEEIHFPIFGTGGTASLVHPAVHTFVAASLSILLHFGLLGVLAPSWLIDTVSLHGPATAR